The following are encoded together in the Thermomonas brevis genome:
- a CDS encoding M4 family metallopeptidase: MNRSRTTNLLGTAILFALAASGAEAANRVDLHQRNVNQLRQQYQSVTAKQGVATMANRRHAQFMNAGANDTFLMRGTRQDRGVRNYRYDQAWRGIPIYGQGVAVSEDGAGNVRGMFGNLVSGLEADIPSTTPKFGKAAALVAAKRVALGNGLAGMLTRDEKTDTVVFIDDAGRGHLAYAVTFFADAVAGGKPTRPVVIIDAISGQVIKKWENLQHALVGTGPGGNAKTGQYEYGTNYGYLDVTQSGSTCTMNNSHVKTVNLNGGSSGSTAFSYTCPRNTVKSINGAYSPLNDAHHFGSVIFDMYNAYLGQNPLTIQLVMKVHYKTSYENAFWDGTAMYFGDGKNTFYPLVSLDVASHEVSHGFTEQNSNLTYSGQSGGMNEAFSDMAGEAAEYYDRNGNNDWLVGSEIFKGSGALRYMCNPTQDGGSIDNAANYTSSMDVHYTSGVYNKAFCTLAKKSGWNTMKAFQAFARANRDYWTASSTFNQGACGVETAAQDLGYSKADVTAAFSVVGVTCPTSGGGDGGSTGGTLTKGVTVTGLSASTGGEVVYTLQVPAGSTNLTFTASGGSGDADMYVKFGSKPTDSSYDCRPYKSGNAESCTYASPAAGTYYVRLKAYSAFSGVSLKGDYTAGGGGGGGDSSSVNLPTVSTNNWSSTYTLAVAAGKTATIKIAGGTGDGDLYVRAGAEPTTSSYTCRPYLTGNNETCTLTPTSATTYYIKVRAYSTFSGVTLTAGTN; encoded by the coding sequence GTGAATCGTTCCCGCACGACCAATCTGCTCGGTACCGCCATCCTGTTCGCCCTCGCCGCCTCCGGCGCGGAAGCGGCCAACCGGGTCGACCTGCACCAGCGCAACGTCAACCAGCTCCGCCAGCAGTACCAGTCCGTCACCGCCAAGCAGGGCGTCGCCACCATGGCGAACCGCCGCCATGCGCAGTTCATGAACGCCGGCGCCAACGACACCTTCCTGATGCGCGGCACCCGCCAGGATCGCGGCGTCCGCAACTACCGCTACGACCAGGCCTGGCGCGGCATCCCGATCTACGGCCAGGGCGTCGCCGTCAGCGAAGACGGCGCCGGCAATGTCCGCGGCATGTTCGGCAACCTGGTGTCCGGCCTCGAGGCCGACATCCCCTCGACCACGCCGAAGTTCGGCAAGGCCGCCGCGCTGGTCGCCGCCAAGCGCGTGGCGCTGGGCAACGGCCTGGCCGGCATGCTGACCCGCGACGAGAAGACCGACACGGTGGTCTTCATCGACGACGCCGGCCGCGGCCACCTGGCCTATGCGGTGACCTTCTTCGCCGACGCGGTGGCCGGCGGCAAGCCGACCCGTCCGGTGGTGATCATCGACGCCATCAGCGGCCAGGTGATCAAGAAGTGGGAGAACCTGCAGCACGCGCTGGTCGGCACCGGCCCCGGCGGCAACGCCAAGACCGGCCAGTACGAGTACGGCACCAACTACGGCTACCTGGACGTCACCCAGAGCGGCTCGACGTGCACGATGAACAACAGCCACGTCAAGACCGTCAACCTCAACGGCGGCAGCTCCGGCAGCACCGCGTTCTCCTACACCTGCCCGCGCAACACGGTGAAGTCGATCAACGGCGCCTACTCGCCGCTGAACGACGCGCACCACTTCGGCAGCGTGATCTTCGACATGTACAACGCCTACCTGGGCCAGAACCCGCTGACCATCCAGTTGGTGATGAAGGTGCATTACAAGACCAGCTACGAGAACGCGTTCTGGGACGGCACCGCGATGTACTTCGGCGACGGCAAGAACACGTTCTACCCGCTGGTCAGCCTCGACGTCGCCTCGCACGAGGTCTCGCACGGCTTCACCGAGCAGAACTCCAACCTGACCTACTCGGGTCAGTCGGGTGGCATGAACGAAGCCTTCTCCGACATGGCCGGCGAAGCCGCCGAGTACTACGACCGCAACGGCAACAACGACTGGCTGGTCGGCTCCGAGATCTTCAAGGGCAGCGGCGCGCTGCGCTACATGTGCAACCCGACCCAGGACGGTGGTTCGATCGACAACGCCGCCAACTACACCAGCAGCATGGACGTGCATTACACCTCGGGCGTGTACAACAAGGCGTTCTGCACCCTGGCCAAGAAGTCCGGCTGGAACACGATGAAGGCCTTCCAGGCGTTCGCGCGCGCCAACCGCGACTACTGGACCGCCAGCAGCACCTTCAACCAGGGCGCCTGCGGCGTGGAAACGGCGGCGCAGGATCTGGGCTACAGCAAGGCCGACGTCACCGCCGCGTTCTCGGTGGTGGGCGTGACCTGCCCGACCAGTGGTGGTGGTGATGGCGGCAGCACCGGCGGCACCCTGACCAAGGGCGTGACGGTCACCGGCCTGTCGGCCAGCACCGGCGGCGAAGTGGTCTATACCCTGCAGGTTCCCGCGGGCTCGACCAACCTGACCTTCACCGCGTCGGGTGGCAGCGGCGACGCCGACATGTACGTCAAGTTCGGCAGCAAGCCCACCGACAGCTCCTACGACTGCCGTCCGTACAAGTCCGGCAACGCCGAAAGCTGCACGTACGCGTCGCCCGCCGCGGGCACCTACTACGTGCGCCTGAAGGCCTACTCGGCGTTCTCCGGCGTCAGCCTGAAGGGCGATTACACGGCTGGCGGTGGTGGCGGTGGCGGCGACAGTTCCTCGGTGAACCTGCCCACGGTCTCGACCAACAACTGGTCCTCGACCTACACGCTGGCGGTGGCGGCCGGCAAGACGGCGACCATCAAGATCGCCGGCGGTACCGGCGATGGCGACCTGTACGTCCGCGCCGGCGCCGAGCCGACCACCAGCAGCTACACCTGCCGTCCGTACCTGACCGGCAACAACGAGACCTGCACGCTCACCCCGACCAGCGCCACCACCTACTACATCAAGGTGCGCGCCTACTCGACCTTCTCGGGCGTGACCCTGACCGCCGGCACCAACTGA
- the sufT gene encoding putative Fe-S cluster assembly protein SufT produces MYSRSSEPVRFERDCAAVLVPQGDEVTLPVGTVGYITQALGGSWTVFVEGNLMRIAGKDGDAIGKPPVEPLALPEGATDEDVERVVWEQLRTCFDPEIPVNIVELGLVYVAELYRTEQGGRGVRVRMTLTAPGCGMGEILVDDVRSKLEQIPTVVDTDIELVFDPPWNQTMMSDVARLETGMF; encoded by the coding sequence ATGTACTCCCGCAGCAGCGAACCCGTCCGTTTCGAGCGCGATTGCGCCGCCGTCCTCGTCCCCCAGGGCGACGAAGTCACCCTGCCCGTCGGCACCGTGGGCTACATCACCCAGGCGCTGGGCGGCAGCTGGACGGTGTTCGTCGAAGGCAACCTGATGCGCATCGCCGGCAAGGACGGCGACGCCATCGGCAAGCCGCCGGTCGAGCCGCTGGCGCTGCCGGAAGGGGCGACCGACGAGGACGTCGAGCGGGTGGTCTGGGAGCAACTGCGCACCTGCTTCGACCCGGAGATCCCGGTCAACATCGTGGAGCTGGGGCTGGTTTACGTTGCCGAGCTGTACCGCACCGAGCAGGGCGGGCGCGGCGTCCGCGTGCGGATGACCCTGACCGCGCCGGGTTGCGGCATGGGCGAGATCCTGGTCGACGACGTGCGCAGCAAGCTGGAGCAGATCCCGACCGTGGTCGACACCGACATCGAGCTGGTATTCGACCCGCCGTGGAACCAGACCATGATGTCCGACGTGGCCAGGCTGGAAACCGGGATGTTCTGA
- a CDS encoding asparaginase domain-containing protein has product MDNLLIVTTGGTIDKIYFDDKSDYQIGDPQIGMILRELGVNFRFSVIPILRKDSLHISDDDRELIRATIAAQPTRHVLVTHGTDSMVATGKVLQSILGKTIVMTGALSPARFRGSDAEFNIGCAIGAVQSLPEGVYIAMNGRIWSPDHVRKNVEANRFEAAD; this is encoded by the coding sequence ATGGACAACCTGCTCATCGTCACCACCGGCGGCACCATCGACAAGATCTACTTCGACGACAAGTCGGACTACCAGATCGGCGATCCGCAGATCGGCATGATCCTGCGCGAGCTGGGCGTGAACTTCCGCTTCAGCGTGATCCCGATCCTGCGCAAGGATTCGCTGCACATCAGCGACGACGACCGCGAGCTGATCCGCGCCACCATCGCCGCCCAACCCACCCGCCACGTGCTGGTGACCCACGGCACCGACTCGATGGTCGCCACCGGCAAGGTGCTGCAGAGCATCCTCGGCAAGACCATCGTGATGACCGGCGCGCTCAGTCCGGCGCGCTTCCGCGGCTCGGATGCCGAGTTCAACATCGGCTGCGCGATCGGCGCGGTGCAGTCGCTGCCGGAAGGCGTGTACATCGCCATGAACGGCCGCATCTGGAGCCCGGACCACGTGCGCAAGAACGTCGAGGCCAATCGCTTCGAAGCGGCCGACTGA
- a CDS encoding NAD(P) transhydrogenase subunit alpha: MGDGFVALYIFMLAAIAGNVIISRVPVILHTPLMSGSNFIHGIVLIGAMVVLGEAETPLEQALGFVAVLLGAGNAAGGFVVTERMLEMFKSSKKGEAK, from the coding sequence GTGGGCGACGGGTTCGTGGCGCTGTACATCTTCATGCTGGCGGCGATCGCCGGCAACGTCATCATCTCGCGGGTGCCGGTGATCCTGCACACGCCGCTGATGTCGGGCTCCAACTTCATCCACGGCATCGTCCTGATCGGCGCGATGGTGGTGCTGGGCGAGGCGGAAACGCCGTTGGAGCAGGCGCTGGGCTTTGTCGCGGTGCTGCTGGGTGCGGGCAACGCGGCCGGCGGCTTCGTGGTCACCGAGCGGATGCTGGAGATGTTCAAGTCCAGCAAGAAGGGAGAGGCGAAGTGA
- a CDS encoding NAD(P)(+) transhydrogenase (Re/Si-specific) subunit beta: MSVLTLVKLSYFVAATLFLLGLQRMSTPKTARSGIQWAGAGMLIATVATFFLPGLHNIGLMVAAIVIGVGLNWAWGRKVAITDMPQMVALFNGMGGGSAAAIGAVELVKFSGGAVVPSRLSLSLAVIGALIGAVSLTGSVIAWAKLDGRMDKRYTFPGQQWFNALVAVAAVVCGVMAIQTLALPWIVAFFVLALALGKLMTLPIGGADMPVVISLYNAFTGLAVAFEGYVLGNEALIIAGTMVGAAGMLLTRLMAKAMNRKISNVLFSNFGGGGAAMQEIGGSMKPIEAADVAAMMAYAERVVIVPGYGLAVAQAQHKIWELAQRLMDRGVKVKFAIHPVAGRMPGHMNVLLAEAGVPYDLIADMDDINPEFANTDVSLVIGANDVVNPVAKTDPASPIYGMPILDVVDSKNTIVIKRGKGTGFAGIENALFYADNTRMLYGDGAEMANALVSELKALDGGGH, translated from the coding sequence GTGAGCGTCCTCACCTTGGTCAAGCTGAGCTATTTCGTCGCCGCCACCCTGTTCCTGCTCGGCCTGCAGCGGATGAGCACGCCGAAGACCGCGCGCAGCGGCATCCAGTGGGCCGGCGCGGGCATGCTGATCGCCACCGTCGCCACGTTCTTCCTGCCGGGGCTGCACAACATCGGGCTGATGGTCGCGGCCATCGTCATTGGTGTCGGCCTGAACTGGGCCTGGGGCAGGAAGGTCGCGATCACCGACATGCCGCAGATGGTGGCGCTGTTCAACGGCATGGGCGGCGGCAGCGCGGCGGCGATCGGCGCGGTGGAGCTGGTGAAGTTCTCCGGCGGCGCGGTCGTGCCTTCGCGGCTTTCGCTGTCGCTGGCGGTGATCGGCGCGCTGATCGGCGCGGTCTCGCTGACCGGCTCGGTGATCGCTTGGGCCAAGCTCGACGGGCGCATGGACAAGCGCTACACCTTTCCCGGCCAGCAGTGGTTCAACGCGCTGGTCGCGGTCGCGGCGGTGGTCTGCGGCGTCATGGCGATCCAGACCCTGGCGCTGCCGTGGATCGTCGCTTTCTTCGTGCTGGCGCTTGCGCTGGGCAAGCTGATGACGCTGCCGATCGGCGGCGCCGACATGCCCGTGGTCATCTCGCTGTACAACGCCTTCACCGGCCTGGCGGTGGCGTTCGAGGGCTACGTGCTGGGCAACGAGGCGCTGATCATCGCCGGCACCATGGTCGGCGCGGCCGGCATGCTGCTGACCCGGCTGATGGCGAAGGCGATGAACCGCAAGATCAGCAACGTGCTGTTCTCCAACTTCGGCGGCGGTGGCGCGGCGATGCAGGAGATCGGCGGTTCGATGAAGCCGATCGAGGCGGCCGACGTGGCCGCGATGATGGCCTACGCCGAGCGCGTGGTGATCGTGCCCGGCTACGGCCTGGCGGTGGCGCAGGCGCAGCACAAGATCTGGGAGCTGGCGCAGCGGCTGATGGATCGCGGGGTGAAGGTGAAGTTCGCCATCCACCCGGTCGCGGGCCGCATGCCGGGCCACATGAACGTGCTGCTCGCGGAAGCGGGCGTTCCCTACGACCTGATCGCCGACATGGACGACATCAACCCGGAGTTCGCCAACACCGACGTTTCGCTGGTGATCGGCGCGAACGACGTGGTGAATCCGGTCGCCAAGACCGATCCGGCATCGCCGATCTACGGCATGCCGATCCTCGACGTGGTGGACTCGAAGAACACCATCGTCATCAAGCGCGGCAAGGGCACGGGCTTCGCCGGCATCGAGAACGCGCTGTTCTACGCCGACAACACCCGCATGCTGTACGGCGACGGCGCGGAAATGGCGAACGCGCTGGTCAGCGAGCTGAAGGCGCTGGACGGCGGCGGCCACTGA